Within Pseudomonadota bacterium, the genomic segment TGCTCATAGCCTGCGGTCCAGATGGCCGATCATCCCTCTGTTGTGGTGCCATCCTCGCACCAGAAGAACCATGCCTGAGATGGCGAATCTTGGCCGAATGATTGTTGATCTGATAGATTCGAACTTACCGGCAGACCGCTTTAGGTTGAGATTATCGGAACCGTCTTTATGATGAATTCGACTTTGGCCTTAACTTTCTCATCTGAGGATCATGAGAGCCTCAAATTGGCTCATCAGCGCTTGGAAAACCCCGGTTTTGCAATTCGGGCGTCCAATCTTCTGGGTTGGCCATTGGAGCATGTGGTTCGTCTATTACCCGAAACGGCATACAAAGAAATCTACGCAGCGGCTCAGATCGGCATTCGGCGTGCACTGGATACCGCCGTCTCGACCCTGAACAGCAAACGACCGGGGCGAGCGGGAGACCGGTTCCATTTGTGGGCAGGCATGGGGGCCGGCGCCCTCGGCGGATCTTTCGGCTTGGCCGGTTTAGCGGCCGAACTACCCATTTCCACCGGCATCATGCTGCGGTCGATCGCCGACGTGGCCATACGTGAAGGTGAGGACCTGGCCGACTTGGAAACGCGGATGGCTTGCCTGGAAGTCTTTGCATTGGGCGGCTATTCACCGGAAGATGACGCGGCCGACGCGGGTTACTATGGATTACGCCTTACATTGGCTGCCTCGGTGTCGCGAGCAGCGACTCACATATCGCGTCACGGGATGGGAAAAGAAGGGGCTCCGGCCATTGCAGCGCTAATAGGTTCCATATCTTCCCGCTTCGGGTTCGCGGTATCGGAAAAAGTTGCGGCGCAAATGGTACCGGTGGTCGGCGCTGCAGGTGGTGCCGCAATCAATTGGCTGTTTATCAAACATTTCCAGAAGATGGCTCACGCGCACTTTACGATGCGTCGCCTGGAACGCCACTACGGCGAGACGATGGTGAAGGCCGCTTATCAAACCATTTCTGAATCCGCTGGTTAGCGTTTGATATCCAAGCTCGGTGCCCCGTTTTCGTGCCCGTAACCACGCTTCGCTCTCCGAGGTATCGATCAAACTTCGCAGCGCTCGCTGTCTTCGAGCGGTCATACCCGATTATCCTTGTCACTTCACTCAAGTCACGATCAATGAGGGCACCTGATCAATTCTCAAGTCGGACACGCACACGCGAGCGAGTTGTGTTAAGCTGTCGTATGAAAATATTACAAGTCCCCGTGCTTTCCGTTTTTCGTTTTTGACCCATGCTTCCCAATGCGGCCCAACGCTCGGCGCCCGCGGACACCACGCAACGAACTCACCCTGGAGTATCCATGTCTTTTATCTCACTCGGCTTGCATGCCGATATTGTCCGTGCCGTGTCAGAATGTGGCTACACCGATCCCACGCCTGTACAGCAGCAAGCGATTCCTGTTGTCCTCACCGGCAAAGACCTCATGGCCGGCGCGCAAACGGGAACGGGAAAGACAGCCGGTTTCACGCTACCCATTCTGCATCGACTGATGGAACACCCCCGACAGGGCGGCAAACGTCTCATCAGGGCCCTGATTCTGACCCCGACGCGTGAACTCGCAGCGCAAGTGGAAGACAGTATTCGCAATTATGGCCGGCAT encodes:
- a CDS encoding EcsC family protein: MMNSTLALTFSSEDHESLKLAHQRLENPGFAIRASNLLGWPLEHVVRLLPETAYKEIYAAAQIGIRRALDTAVSTLNSKRPGRAGDRFHLWAGMGAGALGGSFGLAGLAAELPISTGIMLRSIADVAIREGEDLADLETRMACLEVFALGGYSPEDDAADAGYYGLRLTLAASVSRAATHISRHGMGKEGAPAIAALIGSISSRFGFAVSEKVAAQMVPVVGAAGGAAINWLFIKHFQKMAHAHFTMRRLERHYGETMVKAAYQTISESAG